A part of Prosthecobacter sp. SYSU 5D2 genomic DNA contains:
- a CDS encoding Ig domain-containing protein, translating to MSLLGAAGDAQAQSGSFIIPSIRAEGGSDFAYWDLFERPPGSTNSGNFNYPNPPALTGGEDEDGNPTTVMEDHDEDPDTDPIPRTTLIQTGATDAFITSSNAIYSFSEVVKFEVPYQPAEEAEGMVTNVIFQTQTGGIRLDVNSVKLVYEQAGVPVTVNPVFRGLDDPQSGAFSERIVCAFQWNLTGLNVRDFKITFAAPEASMPLWQAQLDVVTGVPFVQELGYILATRSRPGVRFGRPGVVDKNLPWTLDGRYFLGGEELTLFGAPEDGWQVTGWSHDGLTTPGESLELVFPQQDTTVTALFAPESYATWRNAMFFHANSTIGVGDDYSNNSISGPTVDHDEDGLSNAGEYAFGGDPYEEDDNRTRPQLLLVEAEGQQYPALRYRTNGLIPGLGDVVQRVRVAANGGPWMDNTSEPTTTTVQRELQADGSELVTERALQAIGSFTSVEMDVAWSVGGVSGAPLAPAPLAITSEAALPAAQAGAAYSLPLAANGGLSPYTWELTAGDLPAGITLGTDGVLAGTPVTAGSFSFTVQVTDSFPAIETKAFSLTVTPYEITSGGTLPPRGTGRPVSLPLAVSGGSAPYSWSVTNGSLPEGISLTNAGVLSGTSDQAGEYQFTVQVQDDNGLTATKTFDWVLFDLAILTENPLPQGVVNLNYYVEMTLGGGTAPYGWQVQSGTLPAGLSLAANGVLSGRPLAAGDFSFTVAATDAGGYTATRFFNLNVLAIAPVPVVDPVVFSPSKVGANYDFTITASYSPSSYQITGLPKGLKFAVSNGRALISGRATTAGTYDVQIVATNATGSSVAVTAPLVVTDIPEGQLGTFTGLAARDLSVNLNLGSLVTLTTTSKGSFTVKVKTGGATKSAKGFLGSSAPEVQATVNGVNLTLTLDADTGLMSGTFGSAEINGWRNVWNKKTAPATSREGYYTVALDLADDEDIGAAAIPQGIGYAAFTVLPAGTLKVAGRSADGQAIVAATHLGPDGQVAVYAPVHSKKGSLMGAWQVSVAESGQARDCVVSGGLTWLKPATKGRIYPGFFGPVNLTVEGSWMGTATKRAVMEGLPETGALDITFFGGGIESSATVADVTGAVWTDKYKVDFSGATNAGKVKLTVQKAKGTVKGSFSLAETTPPLARKNVKMLGQVVKLADGQIKAAGYFLLPQVPTGGQKPNVTPILSGAFFLSQPVAAP from the coding sequence ATGTCCCTTCTGGGCGCCGCAGGCGACGCCCAGGCCCAGAGCGGCAGCTTCATCATCCCGTCCATCCGGGCGGAAGGCGGCAGCGATTTCGCCTACTGGGACCTCTTTGAACGTCCGCCAGGCTCGACCAACAGCGGCAATTTTAATTACCCCAATCCTCCCGCGCTGACTGGCGGCGAGGATGAAGACGGCAATCCCACGACCGTGATGGAGGACCATGATGAGGATCCGGATACGGACCCCATCCCACGCACCACGCTGATCCAGACCGGCGCGACGGATGCCTTCATCACCTCTTCCAATGCCATCTACAGCTTCTCTGAGGTGGTGAAATTTGAAGTGCCCTATCAACCGGCTGAGGAGGCCGAAGGCATGGTCACCAACGTGATCTTCCAGACGCAGACGGGCGGCATCCGCCTGGATGTCAACAGCGTGAAACTGGTCTATGAGCAGGCGGGTGTGCCGGTCACGGTCAACCCGGTTTTTCGTGGACTGGACGACCCGCAGTCCGGCGCTTTTAGCGAGCGCATCGTCTGTGCCTTTCAGTGGAACCTGACCGGACTCAATGTCCGCGATTTTAAAATCACCTTTGCCGCACCGGAAGCGTCCATGCCCCTCTGGCAGGCCCAACTGGATGTGGTCACCGGCGTACCCTTTGTGCAAGAGCTGGGTTACATTCTGGCCACGCGGTCCCGGCCCGGAGTCCGCTTTGGACGGCCCGGCGTGGTGGATAAAAACCTGCCCTGGACCCTGGATGGCCGCTATTTCCTGGGCGGCGAGGAACTCACCCTTTTTGGAGCCCCAGAAGACGGCTGGCAGGTGACCGGGTGGTCTCATGACGGCCTGACGACGCCGGGTGAAAGCCTGGAGCTGGTGTTTCCGCAACAAGACACCACGGTCACGGCCCTCTTCGCACCGGAGTCCTATGCCACCTGGCGTAACGCCATGTTCTTCCATGCCAATTCCACGATCGGGGTCGGAGATGATTACAGCAATAACAGCATCTCAGGTCCCACCGTGGATCATGATGAAGACGGTCTCAGCAATGCGGGGGAGTACGCCTTTGGCGGAGACCCGTATGAGGAGGATGACAACCGCACCCGGCCGCAGCTCCTGCTGGTGGAGGCCGAGGGGCAGCAGTATCCTGCGCTCCGCTACCGCACCAACGGCCTGATCCCCGGACTTGGGGATGTGGTGCAGCGCGTGCGTGTGGCCGCCAACGGCGGTCCCTGGATGGACAACACTTCTGAGCCGACAACCACAACCGTGCAGCGGGAACTGCAGGCTGACGGTTCAGAACTCGTCACGGAGCGTGCGCTGCAAGCCATCGGCAGCTTCACCTCCGTGGAGATGGATGTGGCGTGGAGTGTCGGGGGCGTCTCCGGTGCGCCCCTGGCACCGGCTCCGCTGGCCATCACCAGTGAGGCCGCTCTGCCCGCTGCCCAAGCAGGCGCTGCCTACTCGCTGCCCCTGGCGGCCAACGGCGGTCTTTCCCCCTACACCTGGGAACTCACGGCGGGTGACCTGCCGGCAGGGATCACCCTGGGCACGGACGGTGTCCTGGCCGGAACACCGGTGACGGCGGGCAGCTTCAGCTTCACTGTGCAGGTGACGGATTCCTTTCCTGCCATTGAGACAAAAGCCTTCAGCCTCACCGTCACCCCTTATGAGATCACCAGCGGCGGCACCCTGCCACCTCGTGGGACCGGGCGGCCGGTCAGCCTGCCGCTGGCGGTGTCCGGCGGTTCAGCGCCCTATTCATGGAGCGTGACGAATGGCAGCCTGCCGGAGGGGATCAGCCTCACGAATGCAGGTGTACTTTCCGGCACCTCCGACCAGGCTGGTGAATACCAGTTCACGGTGCAGGTGCAGGATGACAACGGCCTGACCGCCACGAAGACCTTTGACTGGGTGCTGTTTGATCTGGCCATCCTGACTGAAAACCCGCTGCCGCAGGGCGTGGTGAACCTGAACTATTACGTGGAGATGACCCTGGGCGGCGGCACGGCTCCGTATGGCTGGCAGGTGCAATCAGGCACGCTGCCTGCCGGGCTGTCACTGGCGGCCAACGGCGTGCTCAGCGGCAGGCCCCTCGCGGCAGGGGACTTTTCCTTCACGGTGGCGGCCACGGATGCGGGCGGCTACACGGCCACCCGGTTCTTTAACCTGAACGTCCTGGCCATCGCGCCGGTGCCGGTGGTTGATCCCGTGGTGTTCTCTCCCTCCAAAGTGGGGGCCAATTATGACTTCACCATCACCGCCTCTTACAGCCCTTCATCGTATCAGATCACCGGCCTGCCAAAAGGGCTAAAGTTTGCCGTCAGCAATGGCCGGGCCCTCATCTCCGGCCGGGCGACCACCGCCGGCACTTATGATGTCCAGATTGTCGCCACCAACGCCACCGGCAGCAGTGTGGCCGTCACCGCTCCCCTGGTGGTCACCGACATTCCGGAAGGCCAGCTCGGCACCTTCACCGGCCTGGCCGCAAGGGACCTTTCGGTCAATTTAAACCTGGGCAGCCTGGTGACCCTGACGACCACTTCCAAAGGGTCGTTCACGGTGAAAGTGAAAACCGGCGGCGCCACCAAGTCTGCCAAGGGTTTCCTAGGCAGCAGCGCCCCGGAGGTGCAGGCCACGGTGAACGGCGTCAACCTGACCCTCACGCTGGATGCGGACACCGGTCTGATGAGCGGCACTTTTGGCTCGGCGGAGATCAATGGCTGGCGCAATGTCTGGAACAAGAAGACCGCGCCTGCCACCTCGCGTGAGGGATATTACACCGTGGCCCTGGACCTGGCGGATGATGAGGACATCGGTGCGGCGGCCATTCCACAGGGCATCGGTTATGCCGCCTTCACCGTCCTGCCAGCGGGCACGCTGAAGGTGGCAGGCCGGAGTGCCGACGGTCAGGCCATCGTGGCGGCCACCCATCTGGGGCCGGACGGACAGGTGGCCGTGTATGCGCCGGTCCATTCCAAAAAAGGCAGCCTGATGGGGGCCTGGCAGGTGAGTGTGGCGGAAAGCGGCCAGGCCAGAGACTGCGTGGTCAGCGGCGGCCTGACCTGGCTGAAACCGGCCACCAAAGGACGCATCTATCCGGGCTTCTTCGGGCCGGTGAACCTGACGGTGGAAGGAAGCTGGATGGGCACGGCGACGAAGCGCGCGGTCATGGAGGGCCTGCCGGAAACCGGCGCTCTGGACATCACTTTCTTCGGCGGCGGGATCGAATCCTCCGCTACCGTGGCGGACGTCACCGGTGCTGTCTGGACGGACAAATATAAGGTGGATTTCAGCGGCGCGACGAATGCCGGCAAGGTCAAGCTGACCGTCCAAAAGGCCAAAGGCACCGTGAAGGGCAGCTTTAGCCTGGCGGAAACGACGCCGCCGCTGGCCCGCAAGAATGTGAAGATGCTGGGCCAGGTGGTGAAGCTGGCGGACGGCCAGATCAAGGCTGCCGGCTACTTCCTGCTGCCGCAGGTCCCCACCGGCGGCCAGAAGCCGAATGTCACCCCCATTCTCTCCGGAGCCTTCTTCCTCAGCCAGCCGGTGGCCGCTCCTTGA
- the vccA gene encoding Verru_Chthon cassette protein A — MLKLTSLILRARPAPRRGVALLVTLIMVALMLILVVSLLDVTGDGYKESVLVAGRDRARLHSQDALHVALAQLKNATSETFSNNVPKPWTSQPGAIRVHGMDGRLEKIWKLYSAADMTADSVEQVEKDVPLDWAARTDEYVDLNEPVMSAEGALRFPIVDPRAWTGDVKTSVEGFEYRDEKGAVPRRAEGENGQRLPMPVRWIYKLRDGTLGTLDEEGRFFGAGGEEADKSNPVVSRFAFWVDDESSKVNVNTAAEGSFWDTPRADTAQERALAATVPSRLEYMRHPGHPAGVCLSSVLLPNRRLSPLGFYNTGNSAMEAMSYEDARDLWRLGRLTVAERNDGTSLGGTTEADWPVLWNHASHESVRQARYACLDELLFDHVDDSRFPGMWGTAAGKSGQRRRSRFFMQHPEAVEQMQRSRFFLTTQSAAPETTLFGTPRVAMWPMTKDTLLNGDTLGSSAANRDTVYNHKVAMAAKVKDKAYFVQRSAPGNGIDDFRVISGNRALFEYLQRLTSQTFPGFDHKGVTGSTFAAKYGEDRDAILLGMMDYLRAANCADMQLDHKLQYSVLCPGAEHHGFGQISALQLAPSRTPKAESNHIQGMGRMLTISEVALVITCRAEVDEFGNVKGNPTPEGKAALEGKSERGKPPGPGNPGDRELEVGFLVETFLPQHGWTDYRPFVNIALAGGPADGALSHDHREAPLPTFTLNGVPLVPRDSQTTASSGELPPKLWNGAGGSLGVRAIAEGVLQFKPVIIRAQADGTVPKLQFLGDARDPNQLKVALYDAPATLDKVDLVQVVPLVLPDIRGLPTPSLDKDLEVHDLKGRLHHSAAAGSRFLAATDVVQSLAPAHGDYRLTATQRWAEIRSGSYTSPIFVPHPMWGSQSQVHTLRDPLLAEAPTEHRGYITGVNYPASVRPDLPGALTGKATHLLSWNLGKWTNLPVSKTLDGLRLDKGERGPALPGVTGDFDNGVGNAPDGPYGNRPDDGHWAAAHDGRLPYFDNVSQVGKEVPPVTLAAFSPQRMLPSPVMFGSLPTGSRAQVPWQTLLFRPQPDHFGAQRVPDHLLLDLFWMPVLEPEPISTHLETEGKINLNHEILPFTHITRATALHAAMKAETLMAIPDTAAASYKTGEQPLNRFRRHLDARQTLALWKQEVFDHGKVFLTPGQICEQYLVPEGIASASGTVSKDEMADFWNNHRLTGDNSKERPYAHLYSRLTTRSNTYKVHFIAQDLQKVRSSSSEGFDSRRDRVIATSSGSAVLSRRLDLNHPSLPDYQTATNAKPLDHFYRWNIDRIETR, encoded by the coding sequence ATGCTGAAGCTCACATCCCTCATCCTCCGGGCGCGGCCTGCGCCCCGGCGCGGAGTCGCCTTGCTGGTGACGCTGATCATGGTCGCCCTGATGCTCATCCTGGTGGTGTCCTTGCTGGATGTGACCGGGGACGGATACAAGGAATCCGTGCTGGTGGCAGGCCGTGACCGCGCCCGCTTGCATTCGCAGGATGCCCTCCACGTCGCCCTGGCGCAGTTGAAGAACGCCACCTCGGAGACCTTTTCCAACAACGTTCCCAAGCCCTGGACCAGCCAGCCAGGAGCCATCCGGGTGCATGGCATGGACGGCAGGCTGGAGAAAATCTGGAAGCTGTACAGCGCGGCTGACATGACGGCGGATTCCGTGGAGCAGGTGGAAAAGGATGTGCCTTTGGACTGGGCTGCACGGACGGATGAGTATGTGGATCTCAATGAGCCGGTCATGTCGGCGGAGGGCGCGCTGCGCTTTCCCATCGTGGATCCCCGTGCCTGGACCGGGGATGTGAAGACGTCCGTGGAAGGCTTTGAATACCGGGACGAAAAGGGTGCGGTGCCGAGAAGGGCGGAAGGGGAAAACGGTCAGCGGCTGCCCATGCCGGTGCGCTGGATCTACAAGCTCCGCGACGGAACGCTGGGCACGCTGGACGAGGAGGGCAGATTTTTCGGCGCTGGCGGCGAGGAGGCGGACAAAAGCAATCCGGTCGTCTCACGCTTTGCCTTCTGGGTGGATGATGAGTCGTCGAAGGTGAATGTGAACACGGCGGCAGAAGGCTCCTTCTGGGACACTCCACGGGCGGACACGGCCCAGGAAAGGGCGCTGGCAGCCACGGTGCCCTCCCGGCTGGAGTACATGCGGCATCCGGGCCATCCCGCCGGTGTGTGCCTGAGCAGCGTCCTGCTGCCGAACCGGCGGCTCTCCCCGTTGGGCTTTTACAATACAGGAAATTCCGCCATGGAAGCGATGAGCTATGAGGATGCCCGCGACCTCTGGCGGCTGGGCCGGCTAACCGTGGCGGAAAGAAATGACGGCACCTCCCTGGGCGGAACGACGGAGGCCGACTGGCCGGTTTTGTGGAACCATGCCTCCCATGAATCCGTGCGCCAGGCCCGCTATGCCTGCCTGGACGAGCTGCTGTTTGACCATGTGGATGACTCCCGCTTCCCCGGCATGTGGGGGACCGCTGCCGGGAAGAGCGGGCAGCGCCGACGCAGCCGCTTTTTCATGCAGCATCCGGAGGCGGTGGAGCAGATGCAAAGGAGCCGCTTTTTTCTCACCACCCAGAGCGCCGCGCCGGAGACCACCCTCTTTGGCACGCCCCGCGTGGCCATGTGGCCGATGACCAAGGACACCCTGCTGAATGGCGATACACTGGGCAGTTCCGCCGCCAACCGCGACACGGTTTACAATCACAAGGTGGCCATGGCCGCCAAGGTGAAGGACAAGGCGTACTTCGTGCAGCGGTCCGCCCCTGGAAACGGCATTGATGATTTCCGCGTCATCAGCGGCAACCGCGCGCTTTTTGAATACCTCCAGCGCCTCACCAGCCAGACCTTTCCGGGCTTTGACCACAAGGGCGTAACCGGGTCCACCTTTGCCGCCAAGTATGGTGAGGACCGGGATGCCATCCTGCTGGGCATGATGGACTACCTCCGGGCCGCCAACTGCGCGGACATGCAGCTGGATCACAAACTGCAGTATTCCGTGCTTTGTCCCGGTGCAGAGCATCACGGCTTTGGCCAGATCTCCGCCCTGCAACTGGCCCCGTCGCGCACGCCCAAGGCGGAGAGCAACCACATCCAGGGCATGGGCCGCATGCTCACCATCAGCGAGGTGGCGCTGGTCATCACCTGCCGGGCCGAGGTGGATGAGTTTGGCAATGTCAAAGGAAACCCGACGCCGGAAGGCAAGGCGGCACTGGAAGGCAAAAGCGAGCGGGGAAAACCGCCAGGACCTGGCAATCCGGGCGACCGCGAACTGGAGGTGGGATTCCTGGTGGAAACATTTCTGCCCCAGCATGGCTGGACGGACTACCGGCCGTTTGTCAACATTGCCCTCGCCGGCGGTCCGGCGGACGGCGCGCTGTCCCATGACCATCGGGAGGCCCCGCTGCCGACTTTCACCCTCAACGGCGTCCCTCTAGTGCCCAGGGATTCACAGACGACCGCCAGCTCCGGCGAACTGCCGCCCAAGCTGTGGAACGGCGCTGGGGGCAGCCTGGGCGTGCGCGCCATTGCTGAAGGCGTGCTCCAGTTTAAGCCCGTCATCATCCGCGCCCAGGCGGACGGAACGGTGCCGAAGCTGCAATTCCTGGGCGATGCACGGGATCCCAACCAGTTGAAGGTGGCGCTGTATGATGCGCCTGCAACCCTGGACAAGGTGGACTTGGTCCAGGTGGTGCCGCTGGTGCTGCCGGACATCCGCGGCCTGCCCACGCCGTCTTTGGACAAGGACCTGGAGGTCCATGATCTCAAAGGCCGCCTGCACCATTCCGCTGCGGCGGGCAGCCGCTTTCTCGCAGCCACGGATGTTGTCCAGTCCCTGGCCCCGGCGCATGGCGACTACCGCCTCACCGCCACCCAGCGCTGGGCGGAGATCCGCAGCGGCTCCTACACCTCCCCCATTTTTGTGCCGCATCCCATGTGGGGTTCCCAGAGCCAGGTCCACACCCTGCGCGATCCCCTGCTGGCAGAGGCCCCAACGGAGCATCGCGGGTACATCACCGGGGTGAACTATCCGGCCTCCGTACGGCCAGACCTGCCAGGCGCCCTGACAGGCAAGGCCACGCATCTCCTGAGCTGGAATCTGGGCAAATGGACGAACCTCCCTGTATCCAAAACCTTGGACGGGCTGCGGCTTGACAAAGGCGAGCGCGGCCCGGCCCTGCCTGGCGTCACCGGAGATTTCGACAACGGCGTGGGCAATGCCCCGGACGGCCCCTATGGCAACCGCCCTGATGACGGCCACTGGGCGGCGGCGCATGACGGCAGGCTTCCCTATTTTGACAATGTCTCCCAGGTGGGCAAGGAAGTGCCGCCCGTGACCCTGGCCGCCTTCAGTCCGCAGCGCATGCTTCCTTCACCCGTCATGTTTGGCAGCCTGCCCACCGGCTCCCGTGCCCAGGTGCCGTGGCAGACGCTGCTTTTCAGGCCGCAGCCGGACCACTTTGGCGCACAGCGCGTGCCTGACCACCTGCTGCTGGATCTCTTCTGGATGCCGGTGCTGGAGCCGGAGCCCATCAGCACGCACCTGGAGACGGAGGGAAAAATCAACCTCAACCATGAAATCCTGCCCTTCACCCACATCACCCGCGCCACCGCTCTGCATGCGGCGATGAAGGCGGAAACACTGATGGCCATTCCCGATACGGCGGCCGCTTCCTATAAAACTGGGGAGCAACCGCTGAACCGCTTCCGCCGCCATCTGGATGCGCGGCAGACACTGGCACTGTGGAAGCAGGAGGTGTTTGATCATGGAAAGGTGTTTCTAACCCCAGGCCAGATCTGCGAGCAGTATCTGGTGCCCGAAGGGATCGCCAGTGCCTCAGGCACCGTTTCCAAAGACGAGATGGCAGACTTCTGGAACAACCACCGCCTGACCGGGGACAACAGCAAGGAGCGCCCCTATGCCCATCTGTACTCCCGCCTCACCACCCGCTCCAACACCTACAAGGTGCATTTCATCGCCCAGGACCTGCAAAAGGTCCGCTCCTCCTCCTCGGAGGGTTTTGACAGCCGCCGCGACCGGGTCATCGCCACCTCCTCCGGCAGCGCCGTGCTCAGCCGCCGCCTGGACCTGAATCATCCAAGCCTGCCGGACTACCAGACCGCCACCAACGCCAAACCGCTGGATCATTTTTACCGCTGGAACATTGACCGCATCGAGACCCGTTAG
- a CDS encoding efflux transporter outer membrane subunit — protein MKNVKIPFQSLAALCLLATLQACSTPNRDTLPSNDPPLPARFPDAGGGSSSSSGTLGWQDYFTDSHLKSLIGTALANNQELNILMQEIAVSKSEVLERKGALFPFVTLGTRAGLEKVGRFTRDGAVEESLEIKEGKEFPEPLPEFGVVADFDWEVDIWKKLRNERSAAVQRYLASQEGRSFMMTHIVAEIAQTYYELVALDNQLSILQRTVGIQNDALGAVKMQKDAAKVTELAVRRFDAEVLKNQSHLFEIRQKITETENRLNYLVGRYPQPVNRNSSGFETLALRSIRAGLPAGLLRNRPDVRQAELELAAAGLDVKAAGARFYPALNIRAALGLEAFSLDHTLFTTPESLVYGVAANIAAPLINRSAIQAAYQGASARQISAIYSYQQTVLKAYIEVVNQLAEIRNLNQSFDLKGRQVAAMSDSITLSTKLFNSARADYTEVLLTQREALEARMDLVELKQQQLSAYVKAYKALGGGAADPNDGKTPVTASVSAAGLAQPAKGGLFRRMFPYHGGT, from the coding sequence ATGAAGAACGTGAAGATCCCGTTTCAATCCCTGGCCGCCCTCTGCCTGCTGGCCACCCTGCAGGCCTGCTCCACCCCGAACCGCGATACCCTGCCCTCCAATGATCCGCCGCTCCCAGCCCGCTTTCCTGATGCTGGCGGTGGCAGCAGCAGCAGTTCCGGCACGCTCGGCTGGCAGGATTATTTTACAGATTCCCATCTGAAGTCTCTGATCGGCACGGCGCTGGCGAACAACCAGGAGCTCAACATCCTGATGCAGGAAATCGCCGTGTCCAAGAGCGAGGTGCTGGAGCGCAAAGGGGCGCTGTTTCCCTTTGTGACCCTGGGCACGCGCGCCGGGCTGGAAAAGGTGGGCCGCTTCACCCGCGACGGCGCGGTGGAGGAAAGCCTGGAGATCAAGGAGGGCAAGGAATTCCCGGAGCCGCTGCCTGAATTTGGCGTTGTGGCCGACTTTGACTGGGAGGTGGACATCTGGAAGAAGCTGCGCAACGAGCGCAGTGCCGCAGTGCAGCGGTATCTGGCCAGCCAGGAGGGCCGGAGCTTCATGATGACGCACATTGTTGCGGAGATCGCCCAGACCTACTATGAACTCGTCGCCCTGGACAACCAGCTCTCCATCCTTCAGCGCACCGTCGGCATCCAAAATGATGCCCTGGGAGCCGTGAAAATGCAAAAGGACGCCGCCAAGGTGACCGAGTTGGCCGTGCGCCGATTCGACGCGGAGGTGCTCAAAAACCAGAGCCACCTGTTTGAGATCCGGCAGAAGATCACGGAGACAGAAAACCGGTTGAACTATCTGGTGGGCCGCTACCCGCAGCCGGTGAACCGCAACTCCTCCGGCTTCGAAACGCTGGCCCTGCGGAGCATCCGCGCCGGTCTGCCGGCCGGTCTGCTGCGGAACCGGCCGGATGTACGCCAGGCGGAGCTGGAACTGGCCGCCGCCGGGCTGGATGTGAAAGCCGCCGGAGCGCGCTTTTATCCCGCGCTGAACATCAGGGCCGCCCTGGGCCTGGAGGCCTTCAGCCTGGACCACACGCTGTTCACCACGCCAGAGTCCCTGGTCTATGGTGTGGCGGCCAACATCGCGGCCCCGCTGATCAACCGCAGCGCCATCCAGGCGGCCTACCAGGGGGCGAGCGCCCGCCAGATCTCCGCCATTTACAGCTACCAGCAGACCGTGCTGAAAGCCTACATCGAAGTGGTGAACCAGCTCGCCGAGATCCGGAACCTGAACCAGAGCTTTGACCTGAAAGGCCGGCAGGTGGCGGCCATGTCCGATTCCATCACCCTATCCACCAAGCTGTTTAACTCTGCCCGCGCGGACTATACGGAAGTGCTGCTTACACAGCGTGAAGCGCTGGAGGCCAGGATGGACCTCGTGGAGCTGAAACAGCAGCAGCTCAGCGCCTATGTGAAGGCCTACAAAGCGCTGGGTGGCGGAGCCGCTGACCCCAACGATGGGAAAACACCTGTCACCGCCTCCGTTTCCGCTGCCGGTCTGGCCCAGCCTGCCAAAGGCGGTCTGTTTCGGAGAATGTTCCCTTACCACGGCGGTACCTAG